The Leucobacter chromiiresistens nucleotide sequence ACCGTCGCGATCCCGATCTTCGAGCCGTCGTCCGAGAGTCGCCGGTGCAGCTCCTGGGCCGAGATGAAGCCGGCCATCGATTCGAGTGCGGTGCGCACCGCCGCGCCCTGCGCGGTACGCCGGGTGCGAGTGGATGTCACGGTGGGTCTCCCAGGGTCGAGGGTCGCCTCCGATGCTAGCAGCGGAGCGCCGCCCCGAGTTCTCCTGCCGGCGAACGCCCGGGAGCGGGGGCGGAGGCCAGCGGCTGCGGCGAGGCTCGACGCCCCGCGCCTGGGCACCTGTGCGCCCCTGCGCCGCGCTTCCGCGAACGCGGCGGGGCGGATACGCTGGTCGGAGGAACGGGAAGGGGCGGTCGCGTGGGGTTGTTCAGTGAAAGCGCCGCTCCGATCGCCGGCGGCGATGCCCGTCTCCAGCCGCTGAGGCAGCAGCGTCTCGAGGTCGTACTCGACGAGCTGGGCTGGACGTACACGGTCGACGACGCGGGCGACGCCCGCGGCGGCTGGGAATCGGGATCGTTCTTCTTCCTCGTCGACGACGAGGCCGAGCCGTTGCTCTGCGTGCGCGGCTACTGGGGCGGGCGGCTCGGCGAAGCGGAGTACCTCGGCGC carries:
- a CDS encoding YbjN domain-containing protein yields the protein MGLFSESAAPIAGGDARLQPLRQQRLEVVLDELGWTYTVDDAGDARGGWESGSFFFLVDDEAEPLLCVRGYWGGRLGEAEYLGALELCNLWNADRLWPKTFVGRDDDGSIRLNGEHTVDYAAGVTDAQLAQHLRCAVGTTLAFFAEAGDAFPEARVRAQAPR